A single region of the Phalacrocorax carbo chromosome 4, bPhaCar2.1, whole genome shotgun sequence genome encodes:
- the LOC135313081 gene encoding uncharacterized protein LOC135313081: MNRLRGLEGTARWLHRHPIPRGFPAEGIRLGDAGEQVQHAATSHPRRHVPAQPRPPKRGSVAQCPALYRSPAYRRRRRPRTLFHVLSACRARPRSEGPARKAAAPAARHTMGTHLAVGTCHGDPPHHGHPPCRGGVPWGPATPWAPTLPWGRAMGTRHTMGTHLAVGAWHSVAGLAWRAAAGCGGKSSGKAAVPVVLLAWLVLPEVVQKSGQAVKMEIRKQGLGSWGNI, encoded by the exons ATGAACAGGCTGCGGGGCTTGGAGGGAACGGCAAGATGGCTGCACAGGCACCCCATTCCCCGCGGCTTCCCCGCTGAGGGGATACGCCTGGGCGATGCGGGGGAGCAGGTACAACACGCTGCCACCAGTCACCCCCGGCGGCACGTTCCCGCACAGCCTCGCCCTCCCAAGCGTGGCAGCGTGGCCCAGTGCCCCGCACTGTACAGGTCCCCGGCGtaccggcggcggcggcgcccgcgCACGCTCTTCCACGTGCTGTCCGCGTGCCGAGCTCGGCCTCGATCGGAGGGACCCGCTCGAAAGGCCGCGGCTCCTGCCGC CCGCCACACCATGGGCACCCACCTTGCCGTGGGGACGTGCCATGGGGACCCGCCACACCATGGGCACCCACCTTGCCGTGGGGGCGTGCCATGGGGACCCGCCACACCATGGGCACCCACCTTGCCGTGGGGGCGTGCCATGGGGACCCGCCACACCATGGGCACCCACCTTGCCGTGGGGGCGTGGCACAGCGTGGCAGGCCTTGCCTGGCGGGCGGCAGCGGGCTGTGGAGGTAAAAGCTCAGGCAAAGCGGCGGTCCCGGTCGTTCTCTTGGCATGGCTGGTGTTGCCAGAGGTCGTTCAAAAATCTGGGCAAGCGGTCAAAATGGAAATAAGGAAACAAGGACTTGGAAGCTGGGGTAATATTTGA
- the PPID gene encoding peptidyl-prolyl cis-trans isomerase D isoform X1 produces MSHPSPLARPSKPCNPRAFFDVDIGGERVGRIVFELFADVVPKTAENFRALCTGEKGTGPTTGKPLHYKGCPFHRIIKEFMIQGGDFSNQNGTGGESIYGEKFEDENFHYKHDKPGLLSMANAGPGTNGSQFFITTVPTSHLDGKHVVFGQVIKGMGVVKLLENVEVKGESPAKLCVIAECGELKEGDDWGIVLQDGSGDAHPDFPEDSDIDLKDVDKIVAIAEDIKNIGNTFFKSQNWAVAAKKYSKSLRYVEASETVAEEADKPKLKTVALTCVLNIGACKLKLSDWQGAIESCSEALKIDPANTKALYRRAQGWQGIKDLDQALADLKKAHEIAPEDKAAIQTETLRIKQKIKAQKEKEKAAYAKMFA; encoded by the exons ATGTCGCACCCGTCCCCACTCGCCCGGCCCAGCAAGCCCTGCAACCCCCGCGCCTTCTTCGATGTGGACATCGGGGGCGagcgag TTGGACGCATTGTCTTTGAATTATTTGCTGACGTGGTACCTAAAACTGCTGAAAATTTCCGTGCGTTATGTacaggagagaaaggaacaggGCCTACTACTGGAAAACCTCTCCATTATAAAGGATGTCCTTTCCACAGAA ttatTAAGGAATTCATGATCCAGGGTGGAGATTTCTCAAACCAAAATGGCACAGGTGGAGAAAGTATATATGGTGAAAAATTTGAAGATGAAAACTTCCATTATAAG CATGATAAACCAGGGCTGCTGAGCATGGCAAATGCAGGACCTGGTACTAATGGCTCTCAGTTCTTCATTACAACGGTGCCTACTTCTCACCTGGACGGGAAGCATGTGGTGTTTGGCCAAGTCATCAAAGGAATGGGTGTAGTTAAACTATTAGAAAATGTTGAAGTGAAAGGAGAAAGTCCTGCTAAG ttgtgcGTCATTGCAGAATGTGGAGAGCTGAAGGAAGGAGATGACTGGGGAATTGTTCTCCAGGACGGATCTGGAGATGCTCATCCAGATTTTCCTGAAGATTCAGATATAGACTTAAAAGAT GTTGACAAGATTGTGGCCATAGCAGAAGACATAAAGAATATAGGAAATACTTTCTTCAAATCGCAAAATTGGGCAGTGGCAGCTAAAAAGTATAGTAAAAGCTTACG gTATGTAGAAGCTTCTGAAACAGTGGCAGAGGAGGCAGACAAACCAAAGTTAAAGACTGTTGCTTTGACCTGTGTTTTAAACATTGGTGCTTGTAAACTAAAACTGTCGGATTGGCAGGGAGCCATTGAAAGTTGTTCAGAG GCTCTTAAAATAGATCCAGCAAATACTAAAGCTCTCTACAGACGGGCTCAAGGATGGCAGGGAATAAAAGATCTCGATCAGGCATTG GCTGATCTTAAAAAAGCTCATGAAATAGCCCCTGAAGACAAAG cagctATCCAGACGGAAACACTCAGAAtcaaacagaagataaaagcccaaaaggagaaagagaaggcagCTTATGCTAAAAtgtttgcttga
- the PPID gene encoding peptidyl-prolyl cis-trans isomerase D isoform X2, translating into MSHPSPLARPSKPCNPRAFFDVDIGGERVGRIVFELFADVVPKTAENFRALCTGEKGTGPTTGKPLHYKGCPFHRIIKEFMIQGGDFSNQNGTGGESIYGEKFEDENFHYKHDKPGLLSMANAGPGTNGSQFFITTVPTSHLDGKHVVFGQVIKGMGVVKLLENVEVKGESPAKLCVIAECGELKEGDDWGIVLQDGSGDAHPDFPEDSDIDLKDVDKIVAIAEDIKNIGNTFFKSQNWAVAAKKYSKSLRYVEASETVAEEADKPKLKTVALTCVLNIGACKLKLSDWQGAIESCSEALKIDPANTKALYRRAQGWQGIKDLDQALADLKKAHEIAPEDKAIQTETLRIKQKIKAQKEKEKAAYAKMFA; encoded by the exons ATGTCGCACCCGTCCCCACTCGCCCGGCCCAGCAAGCCCTGCAACCCCCGCGCCTTCTTCGATGTGGACATCGGGGGCGagcgag TTGGACGCATTGTCTTTGAATTATTTGCTGACGTGGTACCTAAAACTGCTGAAAATTTCCGTGCGTTATGTacaggagagaaaggaacaggGCCTACTACTGGAAAACCTCTCCATTATAAAGGATGTCCTTTCCACAGAA ttatTAAGGAATTCATGATCCAGGGTGGAGATTTCTCAAACCAAAATGGCACAGGTGGAGAAAGTATATATGGTGAAAAATTTGAAGATGAAAACTTCCATTATAAG CATGATAAACCAGGGCTGCTGAGCATGGCAAATGCAGGACCTGGTACTAATGGCTCTCAGTTCTTCATTACAACGGTGCCTACTTCTCACCTGGACGGGAAGCATGTGGTGTTTGGCCAAGTCATCAAAGGAATGGGTGTAGTTAAACTATTAGAAAATGTTGAAGTGAAAGGAGAAAGTCCTGCTAAG ttgtgcGTCATTGCAGAATGTGGAGAGCTGAAGGAAGGAGATGACTGGGGAATTGTTCTCCAGGACGGATCTGGAGATGCTCATCCAGATTTTCCTGAAGATTCAGATATAGACTTAAAAGAT GTTGACAAGATTGTGGCCATAGCAGAAGACATAAAGAATATAGGAAATACTTTCTTCAAATCGCAAAATTGGGCAGTGGCAGCTAAAAAGTATAGTAAAAGCTTACG gTATGTAGAAGCTTCTGAAACAGTGGCAGAGGAGGCAGACAAACCAAAGTTAAAGACTGTTGCTTTGACCTGTGTTTTAAACATTGGTGCTTGTAAACTAAAACTGTCGGATTGGCAGGGAGCCATTGAAAGTTGTTCAGAG GCTCTTAAAATAGATCCAGCAAATACTAAAGCTCTCTACAGACGGGCTCAAGGATGGCAGGGAATAAAAGATCTCGATCAGGCATTG GCTGATCTTAAAAAAGCTCATGAAATAGCCCCTGAAGACAAAG ctATCCAGACGGAAACACTCAGAAtcaaacagaagataaaagcccaaaaggagaaagagaaggcagCTTATGCTAAAAtgtttgcttga